In Geobacillus kaustophilus, a genomic segment contains:
- a CDS encoding stage VI sporulation protein F, with translation MDQQFFKNIEKKTGVNMKDILELANSLQNANFSDEKTVRQVVKRVAQIANRKVPKELEDQIVKAIVHNGKQIDFNTIANMLNNKK, from the coding sequence ATGGATCAACAATTTTTTAAAAACATTGAAAAGAAAACGGGCGTCAACATGAAAGACATTTTGGAGCTCGCCAACTCGCTGCAAAACGCCAATTTCAGCGACGAAAAAACGGTGCGCCAGGTCGTGAAGCGGGTGGCGCAAATCGCCAACCGAAAAGTGCCAAAAGAACTCGAAGACCAAATCGTCAAGGCGATCGTCCATAACGGCAAGCAAATTGATTTCAATACGATTGCCAATATGCTGAACAATAAAAAATAA
- a CDS encoding YjcZ family sporulation protein — MMGFCGYGYPYGYGYGGGYGGGFVLIVVLFILLIIVGAAFVA; from the coding sequence ATGATGGGCTTCTGCGGCTACGGTTATCCTTATGGCTACGGCTATGGCGGTGGCTATGGCGGTGGTTTTGTGCTGATTGTCGTGTTGTTTATCTTGTTGATTATTGTCGGCGCGGCATTTGTCGCCTAA
- a CDS encoding thioredoxin family protein, with amino-acid sequence MKTIETTEQFQVAISSGKPAIIKFYTTWCPDCMRLNMFIDDIVRDYGQYDWFEIDRDQFPELGEKYQVLGIPSLLVFRNGEKIAHLHSADAKTPEEVRAFLQSLPA; translated from the coding sequence ATGAAAACAATTGAAACGACTGAACAATTCCAAGTTGCCATTTCCAGCGGCAAACCAGCCATCATCAAATTTTATACGACTTGGTGCCCAGACTGTATGCGCCTCAATATGTTCATCGATGACATCGTTCGCGACTATGGGCAATACGACTGGTTTGAAATCGACCGCGACCAGTTTCCGGAACTTGGCGAGAAATACCAAGTGCTTGGCATCCCGAGCTTGCTCGTCTTCCGCAATGGAGAAAAAATTGCTCATCTGCACAGTGCTGACGCCAAAACGCCGGAAGAAGTGCGCGCCTTTTTGCAGTCTCTCCCGGCGTAA
- a CDS encoding DUF421 domain-containing protein gives MPIWLETTIRSICILIGLFVITRILGKKQLSKLSFFEYIVGITVGDIAGTMSVDLGISLQEGITSILIWSLFPVAVARLSLRNKKFRDFVEGNSTIFIKNGKILEENLKREKYTVDELLEQLRKKDVFRVADVEFAVLEPNGDLNIMLKREKQPLTVGDVFPNPPREKEPQTVIMDGMILDEPLAAMGLGRGWLKEQLDKQGVAVENVFLAQVDSYGQLTIDLYDDKIQIAEPQEKKLLLAAMKKVQADLELYALQTNSEEAKALYERNASKMQELVQKVEPLLRN, from the coding sequence ATGCCTATATGGTTAGAAACAACCATTCGTTCGATTTGCATTTTAATCGGGTTGTTTGTGATCACCCGCATTCTCGGCAAAAAGCAATTATCAAAATTGTCGTTTTTTGAATACATCGTCGGCATTACCGTCGGCGATATCGCTGGAACGATGTCCGTCGATTTAGGCATTTCGTTGCAAGAAGGCATCACCAGCATTTTGATTTGGTCGCTGTTTCCAGTGGCTGTCGCTCGTCTCTCACTGCGCAACAAGAAATTTCGTGATTTTGTCGAGGGCAATTCCACCATTTTTATTAAAAACGGCAAAATTTTAGAGGAAAACTTGAAACGGGAGAAATATACGGTTGATGAGCTGCTCGAACAGCTGCGCAAAAAAGATGTGTTCCGCGTCGCCGACGTCGAGTTTGCGGTGCTTGAGCCAAACGGCGATTTGAACATCATGCTGAAACGGGAAAAACAGCCGCTCACCGTCGGAGACGTGTTCCCAAACCCGCCGCGGGAAAAAGAGCCGCAAACGGTCATTATGGACGGCATGATTTTGGATGAGCCGCTCGCTGCGATGGGGCTTGGGCGCGGCTGGCTGAAGGAGCAGCTCGACAAGCAAGGGGTGGCGGTCGAAAACGTCTTTCTCGCCCAAGTCGATTCATACGGGCAACTGACAATCGATTTGTATGACGACAAGATCCAAATTGCCGAGCCGCAGGAGAAAAAACTGCTTTTGGCCGCGATGAAAAAAGTGCAAGCTGACTTGGAGCTGTATGCGTTGCAGACCAATTCCGAAGAGGCGAAGGCGCTGTATGAACGAAACGCCTCGAAAATGCAAGAGCTTGTGCAAAAAGTCGAGCCGCTTTTGCGAAACTGA
- a CDS encoding DUF1657 domain-containing protein, producing MTVASQVKQTLASLKGIHAGLQQLALTSQDETAQRTFHEAMLATEEIIADIKNRIGRLEFEEPQYNGK from the coding sequence ATGACCGTTGCTTCGCAAGTGAAACAAACGTTGGCGAGCTTAAAAGGCATTCACGCTGGGCTGCAGCAGCTGGCGCTCACTTCTCAGGATGAAACGGCGCAGCGGACGTTTCATGAAGCGATGCTTGCGACAGAGGAGATCATCGCGGACATCAAAAACCGGATCGGCCGGCTCGAGTTCGAAGAGCCGCAATATAACGGAAAGTAA
- the spoVAE gene encoding stage V sporulation protein AE — translation MLAMFFWAFVVGGLICVIGQILMDVFKLTPAHTLTILVVVGAILDGFGLYEPLIDFAGAGATIPITSFGNALVHGAMQEAEKHGIIGVLTGMFEVTSAGISAAIVFGFIGALLFRPKG, via the coding sequence GTGTTGGCTATGTTTTTTTGGGCGTTTGTCGTCGGCGGGCTGATTTGCGTGATCGGGCAAATTTTGATGGATGTCTTTAAACTGACACCTGCCCATACGTTGACGATTCTCGTCGTCGTCGGGGCGATTTTGGATGGATTCGGTTTGTATGAGCCACTCATCGATTTTGCCGGCGCCGGGGCGACGATTCCGATTACGAGCTTTGGAAACGCACTCGTTCATGGTGCGATGCAAGAGGCGGAAAAACATGGCATTATCGGCGTATTGACCGGCATGTTTGAAGTGACGAGCGCCGGCATCTCCGCGGCGATCGTCTTTGGGTTTATCGGGGCGCTCTTGTTCCGCCCGAAAGGATAG
- the spoVAD gene encoding stage V sporulation protein AD, which translates to MLKGHRTWVFANKPAIIATAAVGGPFEANGRLAEDFDLLHEDLWLGEESYEKAHRVLMEEAAFQAMEKAGLEKEKVQFLIAGDLINQMTPTSFAARTLGMPYLGVFGACSTSMEGLALSAFITNYGGADYILTGASSHNAAVEKQFRYPTEYGGQKPPTAQWTVTGAGVAIVSLKGDGPRVTAATIGRVVDMGLADPFNMGGAMAPAAVDTIEAHLRDRQIDASYYDLIVTGDLGRIGRQVSLDLLRQHGVDIDEERYQDCGLLIYRDGQPVLSGASGAACSAVVVYGHLIKRMRRGELKRILAVATGALLSPLSFQQNETIPCIAHAVAIEYGGEA; encoded by the coding sequence ATGCTGAAAGGACACCGCACATGGGTGTTTGCAAACAAACCGGCGATTATCGCAACAGCGGCAGTCGGCGGGCCGTTTGAGGCGAACGGCCGCCTCGCGGAAGACTTTGATCTTCTCCATGAAGATTTATGGCTCGGCGAAGAGTCGTATGAAAAGGCGCACCGCGTGCTCATGGAAGAAGCAGCGTTTCAGGCGATGGAAAAAGCGGGCCTGGAGAAAGAAAAAGTGCAATTTCTCATCGCCGGCGACTTGATCAACCAAATGACCCCGACAAGCTTTGCCGCCCGGACGCTCGGCATGCCGTATCTCGGTGTTTTTGGCGCCTGTTCCACTTCAATGGAAGGACTGGCGCTCAGCGCTTTTATTACGAACTACGGCGGGGCAGATTATATATTAACCGGAGCCTCAAGCCACAATGCCGCCGTCGAAAAGCAGTTCCGCTACCCGACGGAATACGGCGGGCAAAAGCCGCCGACGGCGCAGTGGACGGTGACGGGAGCTGGCGTGGCGATCGTCAGCCTGAAAGGGGACGGGCCGCGCGTGACAGCGGCGACGATCGGCCGCGTTGTGGATATGGGGCTTGCCGACCCGTTCAACATGGGTGGAGCGATGGCGCCGGCGGCGGTCGATACGATTGAGGCGCATTTGCGCGATAGGCAAATCGATGCATCGTATTACGATTTGATCGTCACCGGCGATCTAGGGCGAATCGGACGCCAAGTTTCCCTTGACTTGCTGCGTCAGCACGGCGTTGACATCGATGAAGAGCGCTACCAAGATTGCGGGCTGCTCATTTACCGCGACGGGCAGCCAGTATTGTCTGGGGCGAGCGGGGCGGCTTGTTCCGCCGTTGTCGTTTACGGGCATCTCATCAAACGGATGCGGCGCGGCGAGCTGAAGCGCATTTTGGCAGTCGCGACAGGAGCGCTATTGTCGCCGCTGTCGTTCCAGCAAAACGAGACGATTCCGTGCATCGCCCACGCGGTGGCGATCGAGTATGGAGGTGAGGCGTAG
- the spoVAC gene encoding stage V sporulation protein AC translates to MANEKRKKLTPVQQEYHLFEKERETKRPIVRNCVCAFLVGGIICVIGQAISYFYMYFFDFTEQTAGNPTVATMVFLSMILTGLGFYDRIAQFAGAGSAVPVTGFGNAVISAAIEHRTEGFVLGVGSNMFKLAGSVILFGTFSAFVIALVKTIATQWGGL, encoded by the coding sequence ATGGCGAATGAGAAACGGAAAAAGCTGACTCCTGTTCAACAGGAATACCATTTATTTGAAAAAGAGAGGGAGACGAAGCGCCCCATCGTGCGCAACTGTGTTTGTGCGTTTCTCGTCGGCGGCATCATTTGCGTCATTGGGCAGGCGATCTCTTATTTTTACATGTACTTCTTTGATTTCACGGAACAAACGGCCGGCAATCCGACGGTGGCGACGATGGTCTTTTTATCGATGATTTTAACTGGGCTTGGCTTCTATGACCGAATCGCCCAATTCGCCGGGGCGGGAAGCGCCGTGCCGGTGACAGGGTTTGGCAACGCCGTCATCTCGGCGGCGATTGAGCACCGGACGGAAGGATTTGTGTTGGGCGTCGGGTCGAACATGTTCAAGCTTGCCGGCTCTGTCATTTTGTTCGGTACGTTTTCCGCCTTTGTCATTGCCCTTGTCAAAACGATTGCGACCCAGTGGGGGGGATTGTAA
- a CDS encoding YhcN/YlaJ family sporulation lipoprotein has product MEMKKWWLAAVAAIIATSGCAKEETEQKQSLQGANLLRTHTSGTAKHAELNQGPAERAVSYLRGRNDVRDVVAVNSGDRLLVAYQIPHMKRWNRKQIEKDIDQKLRGMFPGCHVISSSDLKIFWKTKQLKTNMDHQRWDERKVNREIRRIEKLSNEQT; this is encoded by the coding sequence ATGGAGATGAAAAAATGGTGGTTGGCGGCCGTGGCGGCAATCATTGCAACGAGCGGCTGCGCCAAAGAAGAAACGGAACAAAAACAATCGCTGCAAGGGGCGAACTTGCTGAGAACCCACACGTCCGGGACAGCGAAACATGCGGAGCTAAACCAAGGTCCGGCCGAGCGGGCGGTCAGCTATTTGCGGGGGCGCAACGATGTTCGGGACGTGGTGGCGGTCAACAGCGGGGATCGGTTGCTTGTCGCTTATCAAATTCCCCATATGAAGCGGTGGAATCGAAAACAAATTGAGAAAGACATTGACCAAAAACTGCGCGGCATGTTTCCCGGCTGCCATGTCATTTCCTCGAGCGATTTGAAAATTTTTTGGAAGACGAAACAGCTGAAAACCAATATGGATCACCAGCGCTGGGATGAACGAAAAGTCAATCGGGAAATCAGGCGCATTGAAAAGCTAAGCAACGAGCAAACATAA
- a CDS encoding DUF1657 domain-containing protein produces the protein MTVATQVKQTLAGLKSAQASFETFALQTENQAAKQLYQQAAQQTQAVIDLVNSRVQEIQNEEPQYKQQ, from the coding sequence ATGACGGTTGCAACACAAGTGAAACAAACATTGGCGGGGTTAAAATCGGCTCAAGCGAGCTTCGAAACGTTTGCTTTGCAAACGGAAAACCAAGCTGCCAAACAGCTTTACCAACAAGCTGCCCAACAAACGCAGGCGGTTATTGACTTGGTGAACTCGCGCGTGCAAGAAATTCAAAATGAAGAGCCACAATATAAACAACAATAA
- a CDS encoding holin: MERFKNYGLWLGIGSFVVLALETFGVDIDLGKYEQLYHALLSILVMAGILNNPSLGRGYSDKVDNKP; this comes from the coding sequence GTGGAGCGTTTTAAAAATTACGGGCTTTGGCTCGGGATCGGGTCATTTGTCGTACTGGCGCTGGAGACGTTTGGCGTCGACATCGACCTTGGCAAGTATGAACAGTTGTATCATGCGTTGTTAAGCATTTTGGTGATGGCCGGCATTTTAAACAACCCGTCGCTCGGTCGCGGTTATTCTGATAAAGTTGATAACAAGCCGTAA
- a CDS encoding spore coat protein regulator YlbO, giving the protein MMKDKHGAMSAERRGTGEQRLVERMAELERRLKEVEAENIVLKELAYQSAKRYEQIKQLAKENDELRRRLFQSPWSEKTGKADEDERPDSWFLRTLRQENAIVPRPERNKEK; this is encoded by the coding sequence ATGATGAAAGACAAACACGGGGCGATGAGCGCAGAGAGAAGGGGGACAGGTGAACAGCGGCTTGTTGAGCGAATGGCTGAACTGGAGCGCCGGCTGAAAGAGGTGGAAGCCGAAAACATTGTGTTAAAGGAGCTGGCTTACCAAAGCGCCAAGCGCTACGAGCAGATCAAACAGCTGGCGAAGGAAAATGACGAGCTTCGCCGTCGGCTGTTTCAATCGCCATGGAGCGAAAAAACGGGCAAGGCGGATGAGGACGAACGGCCGGACAGTTGGTTTCTCCGCACACTGAGGCAAGAAAATGCCATCGTGCCCCGCCCGGAGCGAAACAAAGAAAAATGA
- a CDS encoding DUF1360 domain-containing protein produces MDDPFSFVLLCLASFRLTRLIVYDAITAWIRRPFHEWTEQELSDGSKQVFLSFKGDGLRRWIGELLSCYWCTGIWCAAFCYLGLALWPTVFEPLITLLAIAGGAAIMETIVSKWLA; encoded by the coding sequence ATGGACGATCCGTTTTCCTTTGTCCTTCTTTGTTTAGCCAGCTTTCGCCTGACACGGCTGATTGTATATGATGCGATCACCGCCTGGATTCGCCGTCCATTTCACGAATGGACAGAGCAGGAGCTCTCAGATGGAAGCAAACAAGTATTTCTTTCTTTCAAGGGCGATGGGTTGCGGCGATGGATTGGGGAACTATTGAGCTGCTACTGGTGCACGGGAATCTGGTGCGCCGCGTTTTGTTACCTTGGCTTGGCGTTGTGGCCGACCGTTTTTGAGCCGCTTATTACGCTTCTAGCCATTGCCGGCGGGGCGGCGATCATGGAGACGATCGTCAGTAAATGGCTGGCGTAA
- a CDS encoding aminoglycoside phosphotransferase family protein translates to MASKRSRLLFDILSHYDLNGTEIDIMKELKKEKVWLVQNKKTKERYVLKRLSEDKTNFPILLHSKLYQEGFHVPKIFQTKTGQYYIHRKGHYYYLMDYIVPSGMKPSFQQRIEGLARFHAHSLFADWIGPRPSSFLEPKDVLSAHRQKAAQLEEQAKAIDHGDALSHIMKQMARIANQSYVWLEKSNLADFCRTAKERKAICHGDYNSNNLLLAKNREIMMIDFDRAYYGLPLDDFRFLLVSLMKNPKNDAVKRTRLLFDLYFFICSLYTPYKSVYAADAMFPHVFYSETVGREKQKQVLHSPSSLDLLTRLAEQETKKFAFLSDFFKSEG, encoded by the coding sequence TTGGCTTCGAAACGATCCCGCCTGTTGTTTGACATTTTAAGCCATTACGACCTGAATGGAACTGAAATCGACATCATGAAGGAACTAAAAAAGGAAAAAGTATGGCTTGTGCAAAACAAAAAAACAAAGGAACGGTACGTGCTGAAACGACTGAGCGAAGACAAAACGAATTTTCCGATTTTGCTCCATTCAAAGCTGTATCAGGAAGGATTTCATGTCCCAAAAATCTTCCAAACGAAGACAGGCCAATATTACATCCACCGAAAAGGCCATTACTACTATTTGATGGACTACATCGTCCCAAGCGGAATGAAGCCCTCTTTCCAACAACGAATCGAAGGGCTCGCCCGCTTTCATGCTCACAGTCTGTTTGCCGATTGGATCGGCCCCCGCCCTTCATCGTTTCTGGAGCCGAAAGACGTGCTGAGCGCACATCGGCAAAAAGCAGCACAGTTAGAGGAGCAGGCAAAGGCCATCGATCATGGTGACGCTCTTTCTCATATAATGAAACAGATGGCCCGGATCGCTAATCAAAGTTATGTATGGCTTGAAAAAAGCAATCTAGCTGATTTTTGCCGCACAGCGAAAGAACGAAAGGCCATTTGCCACGGGGATTACAACAGCAACAACCTTTTATTGGCGAAAAACCGCGAAATCATGATGATTGACTTTGACCGCGCCTACTACGGCCTCCCGCTTGATGATTTTCGCTTTCTGCTTGTTTCGTTGATGAAAAACCCGAAAAACGACGCTGTAAAGCGAACGAGGCTGCTATTTGACCTTTATTTCTTCATTTGCTCGCTGTACACTCCGTACAAGAGCGTCTATGCCGCTGATGCGATGTTTCCTCACGTGTTTTACAGCGAAACGGTCGGCCGGGAAAAACAAAAGCAAGTGTTGCACAGCCCATCGTCCTTGGACTTGCTCACCCGCCTCGCCGAACAGGAAACAAAAAAATTCGCATTCTTGTCCGATTTTTTCAAAAGCGAGGGATAG
- a CDS encoding glycosyltransferase, with protein MKQTIAHFLHEKMKINQRFIYNQMVHLKKYRPIMIGSFADDGSHPFPLINYYHLNDIDDFGRFAKEQNIVAIHAHHGKHAVEILPFCIAHCIPLVVSIRGRDGSAKHQSLRRNQTRYSLLKQHGALFLPVCRYLANELITLGFPPEKIHVLYGGIELDLFPYRERTIPENGGIIILSIGRLVEKKGFLTLVRSFQRVHAKHPRCRLRIIGSGKEEENIRRLVSELKLDPFVDLLGAMDAASIAREMERAHLFCLASETASDGDVEGIPNVLKEAMASGLPVVSTNHAGIPELIEHKRTGYLAPERDDLELANGIRFFLEHPERIPSFTKKARKVIEQQFDITKQIKVQERLYDEFIKKTR; from the coding sequence ATGAAACAAACGATCGCCCACTTTCTACATGAAAAAATGAAAATCAATCAACGCTTTATTTACAACCAAATGGTTCATTTAAAAAAATACCGCCCGATCATGATCGGGTCATTCGCTGATGACGGCAGCCATCCGTTTCCTCTCATTAACTACTACCACCTCAACGACATCGACGATTTCGGCCGCTTCGCCAAAGAACAAAATATTGTCGCCATTCACGCTCACCATGGAAAGCATGCCGTCGAAATTCTCCCGTTTTGCATCGCCCATTGCATTCCACTTGTCGTCAGCATCCGCGGCCGCGATGGATCGGCGAAGCATCAAAGTTTGCGGCGCAATCAAACACGGTACAGCTTGCTCAAACAACACGGGGCGCTCTTTCTTCCTGTCTGCCGCTATCTTGCCAATGAACTGATCACGTTAGGCTTTCCGCCGGAAAAAATTCATGTCCTCTACGGCGGCATCGAGCTCGATTTATTTCCGTACCGGGAACGGACGATTCCTGAAAACGGAGGCATCATCATTCTCTCGATCGGCCGGCTCGTCGAGAAAAAAGGGTTTTTAACGCTCGTGCGCTCCTTTCAGCGTGTGCATGCCAAACATCCGCGCTGCCGCCTTCGCATCATCGGCAGCGGCAAAGAGGAAGAAAACATCCGCCGGCTTGTCAGCGAGCTGAAGCTCGATCCGTTTGTCGATCTGCTTGGCGCCATGGACGCCGCTTCGATCGCTCGCGAAATGGAGCGCGCTCATCTATTTTGCCTGGCGAGCGAGACTGCTTCTGATGGAGACGTCGAAGGCATCCCCAACGTATTGAAAGAGGCGATGGCAAGCGGGCTGCCGGTCGTCTCGACAAACCACGCCGGCATCCCCGAATTGATCGAACACAAACGCACCGGCTATCTCGCGCCAGAAAGAGACGACCTTGAGCTAGCGAACGGCATTCGCTTTTTTCTGGAACATCCGGAACGAATTCCATCCTTCACGAAAAAAGCGCGCAAAGTGATTGAACAGCAGTTTGATATCACGAAACAAATCAAGGTGCAGGAGCGGTTGTATGATGAATTCATCAAAAAAACCAGGTAA
- a CDS encoding UDP-glucose dehydrogenase family protein has protein sequence MNICIIGAGYVGLTTAAVLAELGHEVHCIEHDERKIRLLHNGEIPFYEPGLEELIVKNYHNLTFSGRWDDIKRAAVVVICVGTPPRPDGGTDLRYIEAVLDRLAATIESYKTIVTKSTVPPGTNEWMRSELIRKGVKPQLFRIVSNPEFLREGSAVYDMFHPDKIVVGLEPDDDQSLAVMQTVYAGINAPYVITSLAGAELIKYASNAFLATKISFINEMARICDAFAADVNDIALGIGFDPRIGPHFLRAGLGYGGSCFPKDIKALEHAARSRQVEPHLLKAVQTVNATQLDVCFQKLNEQLAPLTDKKIAVLGIAFKPNTDDTRFSPAEALIRRLSENGCTVAAYDPKATLSEPLARVTQVQSVHEAIQGADGLVIATDWDEFRTLDWGQVKAAMNGTLVFDGRNCLDRHAVEQSGLRYMGVGRP, from the coding sequence ATGAACATCTGCATCATCGGCGCTGGCTATGTCGGACTGACCACCGCAGCCGTCCTTGCTGAACTTGGGCATGAAGTGCATTGCATTGAGCATGATGAACGGAAAATCCGCCTGCTCCATAACGGAGAAATTCCGTTTTATGAGCCGGGGCTCGAAGAATTGATTGTCAAAAACTATCATAATCTGACGTTCAGCGGCCGCTGGGATGATATCAAACGGGCGGCCGTCGTTGTCATATGTGTCGGCACCCCGCCGCGGCCCGACGGCGGCACCGACTTACGCTATATTGAAGCGGTGCTCGACCGCTTGGCAGCGACGATCGAATCGTACAAAACGATCGTCACGAAAAGCACCGTCCCGCCGGGGACGAATGAATGGATGCGCTCCGAGCTCATCCGCAAAGGAGTGAAACCGCAGTTGTTCCGCATCGTATCCAACCCAGAGTTTTTGCGCGAAGGGTCGGCTGTCTACGATATGTTTCACCCGGACAAAATCGTCGTCGGACTCGAACCGGATGATGACCAATCGCTTGCCGTCATGCAGACGGTGTATGCCGGAATCAACGCTCCCTACGTCATCACGAGCCTGGCCGGCGCGGAACTGATCAAATACGCTTCCAACGCGTTTTTGGCGACCAAAATTTCCTTTATTAACGAAATGGCACGCATCTGTGACGCGTTTGCCGCCGATGTCAATGACATCGCCCTCGGGATCGGCTTTGACCCGCGCATCGGCCCACACTTTTTGCGGGCCGGCCTCGGCTATGGAGGATCTTGCTTTCCAAAAGATATCAAAGCGCTCGAACATGCGGCGCGCTCGCGCCAAGTGGAGCCGCATTTGCTGAAGGCAGTGCAGACCGTCAACGCCACCCAGCTTGACGTTTGCTTCCAAAAACTCAATGAGCAACTTGCCCCATTGACGGACAAAAAAATCGCCGTGCTTGGCATCGCCTTTAAGCCGAATACAGATGATACGCGTTTTTCCCCCGCTGAAGCGCTCATCCGCCGATTGAGTGAAAACGGCTGTACGGTTGCCGCCTACGACCCAAAGGCAACGCTCTCGGAGCCGCTCGCCCGCGTCACACAAGTCCAGTCGGTGCACGAAGCGATCCAAGGGGCGGATGGCTTGGTCATCGCCACCGATTGGGACGAATTCCGCACGCTTGACTGGGGGCAAGTGAAAGCGGCGATGAATGGGACACTCGTGTTTGACGGTCGAAACTGTTTGGATCGCCATGCAGTCGAACAAAGCGGTTTGCGCTACATGGGGGTGGGGCGCCCGTGA
- a CDS encoding NAD-dependent epimerase/dehydratase family protein, whose product MNILVTGAAGFIGSHLCEKLLKNDEHHVIGVDGFLGPTPAPLKANNIAHLQSHPRFTFLKLDLLTADLQSLLQNVEAVYHLAGMPGVRTSWGTEFAAYAAHNISATQRLLEACKDRPLKRFIYASTSSVYGERGGPLSETLEPTPLSPYGITKLTGEHLCRVYFREFAVPIVILRYFTVYGPRQRPDMSFHRFIRQLLDGQPLTVFGDGTQARDFTYISDCVDGTIAALDRDSVIGETINIGGKERASVNEVIRLLETLTGKQAIIQYTPAARGEPKQTWADLTKSERLLGYKPVVTLKDGLQKEIEYIRSLYEGEHS is encoded by the coding sequence GTGAACATTCTCGTCACCGGTGCGGCCGGATTTATCGGCTCCCATTTATGCGAAAAACTGCTCAAAAACGACGAGCATCATGTGATTGGCGTCGACGGCTTTCTCGGACCGACGCCAGCGCCGCTAAAGGCGAACAACATTGCCCATTTGCAGTCTCATCCGCGGTTTACCTTTCTTAAGCTGGATTTGCTGACAGCCGATTTGCAGTCCTTGCTGCAAAACGTCGAAGCGGTCTACCACTTAGCCGGCATGCCCGGCGTGCGAACGAGCTGGGGGACGGAGTTTGCCGCCTATGCTGCCCACAACATTTCCGCTACCCAGCGGTTGCTTGAGGCGTGCAAAGACCGGCCGCTCAAACGGTTCATCTACGCTTCGACCTCATCCGTCTACGGCGAGCGGGGCGGCCCGTTGTCGGAAACGCTTGAACCGACCCCGCTCTCCCCATATGGCATTACGAAGCTCACCGGCGAACATTTATGCCGCGTCTATTTTCGCGAGTTCGCCGTACCGATCGTCATTTTGCGCTATTTCACCGTCTATGGCCCGCGCCAGCGCCCGGACATGTCGTTTCACCGCTTCATCCGCCAGCTGCTCGACGGCCAGCCGCTCACCGTGTTCGGCGACGGGACACAAGCGCGCGATTTCACCTATATTTCTGACTGCGTTGATGGAACGATCGCCGCGCTCGATCGGGATAGCGTCATTGGAGAAACGATCAATATCGGCGGAAAAGAACGAGCATCGGTCAATGAGGTGATCCGTCTGCTGGAAACGCTGACGGGAAAACAAGCAATCATTCAGTACACCCCCGCCGCCCGCGGAGAGCCGAAACAAACGTGGGCCGACTTGACAAAATCGGAGCGGCTGCTCGGGTACAAGCCGGTTGTAACGCTTAAAGACGGCCTTCAAAAAGAGATCGAATACATCCGTTCGCTGTATGAGGGTGAACATTCATGA